The DNA segment GGAGCTGGGACTAGCCCTATCCCGCTCCATCATGACTGACCGGGTGCGGTGGGCCATCGGCATGAAGCTCGATAAGATGAGCCAGGTCGGCGAGGGAGATCACTGCTGGTTCACTTACTGGCTGATGGTAATCGACGAGAGCAGTTTCGGTGCGGGGCTCGCAGGCTTCAAGGGTTTGCCCGACGCACATGGTGCCGTGGAGATCAGCTGTGGTATCGACGTGGCCTGTCGAGGCAAGGGGTATACGACTGAGGCGGTGATGGCGTTGATCGCCTGGGCGTTTTCGGCAGAAGATTGCATGTCGGTGTTTGCGTCTGTCGATAGAGAGAACATGGCATCCAGCCGCGTTCTGGAAATAGCTGGCATGTTGTTGCGCGAGGAAACGGTTGAGACACTACTTTGGCGGATCGAAAAACCGGTGAGCTGAATCAAGCAGTGATTCTGACA comes from the Chloroflexota bacterium genome and includes:
- a CDS encoding GNAT family N-acetyltransferase, with the translated sequence MIINGRRSIVNGQSRLVVIGPGDNVLETERLSLVPLMARQLALYRDCPVVLEKELGLALSRSIMTDRVRWAIGMKLDKMSQVGEGDHCWFTYWLMVIDESSFGAGLAGFKGLPDAHGAVEISCGIDVACRGKGYTTEAVMALIAWAFSAEDCMSVFASVDRENMASSRVLEIAGMLLREETVETLLWRIEKPVS